From the genome of Verrucomicrobiales bacterium:
CAGGTCCAACCTGGCCAGGTTTGGTAGAAGAGGTTTCGAGTCGTGCTCGGGAGATTGGTCTCAAAGTATTGCCCGCCATTCATCGAGTTGATGGCGTTCTTGATAGCTCCGACCTTGGCGTTGAGTCCGTCGATTGCTTTATCCCAGGTTCGGACCACGAAAAGAGAATGGAAAGGAATGATCTGGCCCTGCATCAAGGCATGGATCTTCTTGGCCTTCTTTTCCATGACGCTGAGGAGGGAGATCTTCTTCTCGCTCGCGTAATCGCCTGCTACCCGATCGTGTTCGCGCTCCTCCTTCGAGATCTCCCGGGTAATGGGCAAGGGATCAACGTTCACCGTGATGGCATAGTCGAGCAGTCGGAGGTTCGTGAGCCGTTGGATCAGTCCTGGATAAGTCGTTCGCGGCCAGCGGGTGAGGACCAAGAGCGACTGATAATGCCCATCCATGAAGAATCCGAACTCATTCCGCGCATGGCCTTCGCTATGCCAGCAGTTTTCCTGGATCGAAAGTGAGGGTTCGAAGGCCTGGGCGGGATCGTAGTCGAAACGGTCGCTATAAGAGGGGTTTAGGAACCGCGCGTAGTGGCGGAAATGGTCGAGATCGGACATGGGCAATACACGAGCGCCGGTCGATCCGAAGAGTTCTCGGAGCAATCGGTGAGAGTGTTCAAACTCGGATTGGAGCTGATCAAGCAGGGTCGAGTAATAGTCCTTCCGAGCGGAGGTGGATTGAAAGGATCGGGGAGCGTTGTCTAAAGATCGGGAGAGATAGAGAATCACTCGTTGTCGGCGCAGACGTCGATCCGACATCGCCTGCCAGTAGCGGGAGAATCGTTCGTTGCGAGTGCGGCGGGTCCAAACGTTCGTAAAGCGCTCGGTCTCCCGTTGATAGCGAAGAAGTTCTTCTTTGTAGTCCGAATCACAGAAGTACTGAATCTGCAGGCGTTGGTTCTCCTGAAGTGAGGCCAATAGCAAGCAGAGCTGATCCTGGAACTGGTTCAAGTCTGCGATCGGGCTATTGGTTAGGTCAGGGGCCTCGAGAATGAACCCCTTCGAGACAAACCCACCGCGGCGAAGGTGGTTAAACACCATTAGATCACGAACAAAGAAGCCATTGGGAGCACGTTCGAACATTTTTACAATAGGGTTATGGATTGATCCCGGATCCTCGCTTTTGGTCTTCGCAGAATTGGTCAATTCTTTGGGTTAGGTTCTTTCCGACCTCAAGGTCCTTGATGAGCTCAGTCACCGTTCGTGCTCGGTCGATTTTTCCAACGGCCGTCGTGGCCTCTCGGACATGGGCTAAAGCTTGCTCGAGGTGGGGGCGCGCCTCAGGATCCACTCCGTTCAGATGGAGAGTCGATCGAAGTTGAGTTGCGATCTTCTCGAGACTGCGAAGTTGGACCCGTTGTCCACGAGAGGCTCGGTCGCTGGGTTGGCCAGGAGGCATACGTCAGAACTCGGAGAGCGGATGACGCGGTTGGCGGGAAAGAGATGGCTCCGGGCTGAGTCCGGGACTACACACCTGTCGCTCGAGGAAATCGCGATCGTAACCCGGAGGCTTTCCCTGCCGGAGGCCAAAAATGTAGACTAGACACAAGAGAACGGGAACCACCGCAACTCCAAAGCAGGTGAAGAGCTGGAGTTTGATTCCCACCAGCAGGAGGAAGAACAGCGTGATCCCAGCTCCCACCCCTCCCACAAGCCACCAAAACAGATTACCTTCCAGACCCCAAGTGCGACCTTGGGAATCAGAGGCGGCATTGGTATCCGTAAGACGCAGTTCAGAGCTCATGTGAGAAGTGGGAGCTGGAGAGTTGGACAGATTAGAAGGTGCCAACGCCGACGGCACTGTTGCCATCAATGCCAAAGATTTTAAAGAAGGCATAGATCACCGCCGGAGCAGCGGCGATGATGGCACCGCCGATGATCGACATCTTCCCCTGATCGACATCGCCTCGGCGGATGGCGAAGCCGCCGGCGATCACAGCGGCGATTCCGAGAACGAAGCCGAACATCATGATCACCGCCAGGCTGTTGCTGATCCCGGTCTTGAGGGTGGTGGAATTGAAGCCGACGCCTTGGGCCAGGGAGGGAAGTGTTCCCAGGCTGAGAATCGCGGTTGTGACTGCGAGGGAACGAAATCGAGCCAGTTTGGGTTGCAGGTGATAGGTCCATTTCTTCATAGCGGGTTGGGTCATTGTTGTTTCACGTTCAGCAAGTGTTCGCTGATGTGAGAAAAGAGATATCAGCTTTGAAAGGGGCGAATGCGTATCCCATACGCATAATGCAGCCGGGCGTTTGGCATCAAAGGCCCATGCAAAACCCAATCTCAGCAGACAGGCTCCAAAGGCTGCGCGATCTCGACGAAGTCCTGGCTCGAGAAATCCGCGGCCAAGATCACGTTCTCCAACCCATCATCTCTTCGTTACGACGAGGAGAACTGGGTCTGACGAAACCAGGACGGCCGAAAGGTAGTTTCCTACTCCTCGGTCCGACTGGAGTAGGAAAGACTGAAGCAACGGTCGTGTTCACAAATCATCTCTTCGGGCCTGAGAAACTTTTCCGATTCGATATGTCGGAGTTCCAGAACCAGGATTCCATCGCATTGTTGCTGGGTGGGAAACTCGGGGAGCGAGGATTTCTCGGGGCAGTGAGAGAGAGAGCAAACGAGGGCACGCTACTCTTCGACGAAGTGGAGAAGGCGCACCCTCGGATCATGGATCTTTTCCTGCAGCTGTTGGATGCCGCGCGGCTGACGATCGCTACAGGGGAGACTCTGGATTTTTCCAACTTCTACGTTGTCATGACCTCCAACATCGGGTCGGCGGAACTGATGGCGCTGCAGCACTCGAGTGAGTCTACCTTGGAGCGCCACGTTCTCACCCGCGCTCAGCAGTCCCTGCGACCGGAGGTATTCGCGCGCATCAACGAAAAGCTCGTGTTCCACCGCTTGAGCTACGAGCACCAGTTGGAGATCGCGGAAAAACTCCTGATTCGTGAAATCGAGTTCTTCGAATCCTGTGGTTTTAAACTAACCGTCACCGAAGCGGTGCTCCCATTCCTGGTGAGAAAGGGTTTCCATCCGAAACTGGGAGCGCGTCCTATGCGGGATACGGTGGAGAGATTGATTGGCGTTGCAATCTCTGAAGCCTTACTTAGCGGCATGACAGGTTCGGGTGATCTAAGTTTGGATGTGTCGACGGAATTGGTCTGCACAGCTTTAGACGTCGAATCCGAGCCGGTTGGAGAAATCCCTTAGACAGGCCTGCACGCTGCATTTCGGAAATATATGGGACAAGTATTCGGCCCAGGAATCAGCCACCGTGAGATTCTCAAATGCTTCTATAAGTGCAGCTTTGAGTTTTCCGCTGGGGCGGGAGAGGTCGCTGCCATTACAAACGCTTTGGGGTTTCGCATGCCTACAAACAAGCAATTTGTCTGGCGTCACGCCCTTAAGCCGTTTTCCTTTCCTACCGACGGAAAAAGGGGCTATAACGATACTTGAGCTAGTGGAATCGAAGGCGAGGGTCGGAATCGTTCGTCTACAACCGACGAACGGAGACAGAATGACGCATTTTACTGAGGGAATCAAGTGAACTTATCTGAATTGAGAATAACTCAACTGAACCATTTGGTGCCCGTAAGATTGACTGGAGCCGACAGCTGATCAACG
Proteins encoded in this window:
- a CDS encoding ATP-dependent Clp protease ATP-binding subunit; amino-acid sequence: MQNPISADRLQRLRDLDEVLAREIRGQDHVLQPIISSLRRGELGLTKPGRPKGSFLLLGPTGVGKTEATVVFTNHLFGPEKLFRFDMSEFQNQDSIALLLGGKLGERGFLGAVRERANEGTLLFDEVEKAHPRIMDLFLQLLDAARLTIATGETLDFSNFYVVMTSNIGSAELMALQHSSESTLERHVLTRAQQSLRPEVFARINEKLVFHRLSYEHQLEIAEKLLIREIEFFESCGFKLTVTEAVLPFLVRKGFHPKLGARPMRDTVERLIGVAISEALLSGMTGSGDLSLDVSTELVCTALDVESEPVGEIP